A single region of the Salvia miltiorrhiza cultivar Shanhuang (shh) chromosome 8, IMPLAD_Smil_shh, whole genome shotgun sequence genome encodes:
- the LOC130997790 gene encoding protein SMALL AUXIN UP-REGULATED RNA 10-like, with translation MLQSDNPHHLRSFIPCLKIRYKIPSLSLHNSTMAAAQRRSGLKHLIRKLQNHLQQSRRVEALPGFVCEERVPHDVKEGQFAVVAKKDEEKPTRFVVELSVLKHPQFLRLLELAEDEFGFQHDGALELPCQPEELRRILQDRNSSTSSHSF, from the coding sequence ATGCTGCAATCAGATAATCCTCACCATCTACGAAGCTTCATCCCCTGCCTCAAAATCAGGTATAAAATTCCATCACTTTCCCTCCACAACTCAACAATGGCAGCAGCACAGAGAAGAAGTGGCCTCAAACACTTGATCAGGAAGCTTCAGAATCATCTCCAGCAGTCGAGAAGAGTAGAGGCGTTGCCAGGATTCGTATGTGAGGAAAGGGTTCCACACGATGTCAAGGAAGGGCAGTTCGCTGTGGTTGCGAAGAAGGACGAGGAGAAGCCTACGAGGTTCGTGGTGGAGCTGTCTGTTCTCAAACATCCGCAGTTCCTGAGGCTGCTCGAGCTGGCTGAAGACGAGTTTGGGTTTCAACACGACGGCGCCCTCGAGTTGCCTTGCCAGCCTGAGGAGCTGCGCAGGATTCTGCAAGATAGGAATTCATCTACTTCCTCTCATTCTTTTTAG
- the LOC130997791 gene encoding uncharacterized protein LOC130997791 isoform X2, with amino-acid sequence MEKYFGNAYRGDPGVPHADPDRFVNIWIGSAAFSALAWVNPYMWTLSNQFNWHDRAMLFEQYHWKKARAKNQPYKFQWNQMDKEVRDSYYFNWPVYFP; translated from the exons ATGGAGAAGTACTTCGGAAACGCATATCGGGGCGACCCGGGAGTTCCTCACGCTGATCCGGATAGGTTCGTCAACATATGGATCGGCTCTGCCGCCTTCTCCGCCCTTGCCTGGGTTAATCCTTACATGTGGACTCTCTCCAACCAATTCAA TTGGCACGACAGGGCAATGCTTTTTGAACAATATCACTGGAAGAAAGCACGTGCCAAGAATCAACCATATAAATTCCAG TGGAATCAAATGGACAAAGAAGTGCGAGACTCGTACTACTTCAACTGGCCTGTCTACTTCCCATAG
- the LOC130997791 gene encoding uncharacterized protein LOC130997791 isoform X1 yields the protein MEKYFGNAYRGDPGVPHADPDRFVNIWIGSAAFSALAWVNPYMWTLSNQFNWHDRAMLFEQYHWKKARAKNQPYKFQVLPSQVSDVNKAAAFGFCSSLVSYISF from the exons ATGGAGAAGTACTTCGGAAACGCATATCGGGGCGACCCGGGAGTTCCTCACGCTGATCCGGATAGGTTCGTCAACATATGGATCGGCTCTGCCGCCTTCTCCGCCCTTGCCTGGGTTAATCCTTACATGTGGACTCTCTCCAACCAATTCAA TTGGCACGACAGGGCAATGCTTTTTGAACAATATCACTGGAAGAAAGCACGTGCCAAGAATCAACCATATAAATTCCAGGTACTTCCATCTCAAGTTTCGGACGTAAACAAAGCTGCTGCATTTGGCTTCTGCAGTTCTTTGGTTTCTTACATatcattttga